TCAAGGTTCTTTATCATATGTTTAAACTCTATGGGGTCTCCATACGGCTCTTTCTCACCTTTAACTATAAATGAGGAGACCGGTGCCAGATATGGTCCCGAGTTCCCCTTGTGCACTGTGCGCGATGATGTCAGAGCTCACAGAATTGTCCTGGATTCCCTGGGAGTGAAGTCAATAGCTTGTGTTATCGGTGGTTCCATGGGGGGAATGTTGAGTTTGGAATGGGCAGCCATGTACGGTGAGGAATATGTGAAGAATATGGTTGCGCTAGCGACCTCGGCAAGACACTCTGCTTGGTGTATATCGTGGTCAGAAGCTCAAAGACAGTCAATTTACTCAGACCCTAATTATTTGAACGGTTACTACCCAGTGGAAGAGCAACCCGTGGCCGGGCTATCGGCTGCACGTATGTCTGCATTATTGACGTATCGAACCAGAAatagttttgaaaataaattCTCTAGAAGATCTCCCTCAATAGcacaacaacaaaaggctcaaaaggaagaaacGCGCAAACCTTCCACCGTCAGTGAGCACTCGCTGCAAATCCATAACGATGGCAACAAGGGTAAAGTTAAAATTGGTACATCAGGAGAAAAACGTCAAAGCGTAGTATCTACTGCATCGTCCTCAGACTCGTTGAACTCGTCAACATCAATGACTTCGGTAAGCTCTGTAACGGGTGAAGTGAAGGACATAAAACCTGCACAGACATATTTCTCGGCACAAAGTTATTTGAGATACCAAGGTACGAAGTTCATCAATAGATTTGATGCCAATTGCTACATCGCCATCACACGTAAATTGGACACGCATGACCTGGCCAGAGACAGAGTGGAGGACATCACAAAGGTTCTTTCCGCGATCGAACAGCCATCGCTAATCATCGGTATCCAGTCTGACGGGCTGTTTACATACTCTGAACAAGAATTTCTGGCTGAGTATATACCGAAGTCgcaattggaaaaaatcgaaTCTCCAGAGGGCCACGATGCGTTCTTGTTGGAATTCAAGCTAATAAACAAACTAAtagtgaaatttttgaaaacaaactGTAAGGCCATCACGAATGCCAAACCAATAGCTTGGGGAGGAGACGTTGGTAACGACGAAACAAAAACATCTGTCTTTGGCGAGGCTGAAGAAGTTACCAATTGGTAAGCGCCACCCCCCACGTATCTCGAGCATACCCATATATAAACAAGTACATATACGTATAGGGACAAACAGCATTAATCTATTGTAGCAGCAAGTAATATTAACTGCGTTAACGGAAGAtctacctttttttttattgtgGGCGGaaaagtgaagaaaatataccaATTGTTGTGAGGTTTTTTACACTCATCGTGTTTCATAGACGGCACTCAACGTTagataaaagaatatcCTTTTAATATATAGTCTTCATTTATTACCGTATTTCGATTTGTAAAAGAGGCGTATCACAGGAACCGCTCGTTACGAAAAAGAAGCTTAGCATAGATAGTAATAATCACTTTTATTATCGAAAAAGTGTCAACATTGCTACTGGGGCATGTCAAAAGAGGACTCACGGATCACTGTTAGTCGCGGTTTGACAATCTCCAGAGCATGCACACACACATCCGACGCAACGAATGAAGAGCCAGATGGCGAATCATCTGTATCAGAGCGTagaaatgatgaagagagTCACGAAAAATCATCTCGACGTCGACTTCCAAAGCTGGGTATGGGCATATGGCTTGATTTAAAGGATAGACTGCCGTACTATAAGTCAGATTGGGCAGATGCCCTTGATTACAGAGTTATTCCCTCCGTTGTGGACACGTACTTCAACAATTTGCTTCCCGCCATCGCTTTTGCACAGGATATGTTTGACAGAACTGATAACTCATATGGTGTGAATGAGGTGCTTTTATCAAGTGCCATGGCCGGTATTGTATTTGGCATTCTTGCTGGACAGCCTTTATGTGTAGTAGGTGTCACTGGCCCCATTTCCATCTTTAATTACACGGTCTATGAAATTATAAAGCCTCTAAATACCAACTATTTTGGGTTCATGTTCTGGATTTGTATGTGGTCCATGATCTTCCATCTACTTTTGGCATTTACCAATGCCGTTTGCCTTCTACAGTACGTGACCACGTTCCCATGCGACATATTTGGCTTATTTATTAATGTGGTTTATATTCAGAAAGGAATACAGATCCTAACAAGACAGTTTGAAATCAAGCCGGGGGAAAAATCGGTACAAAATGGATTTTCTAGTGTTGTGGTGGCATTACTTATGACAGCTTTTGGACTCTTCTTCAAGCTATTTCATCATTACCCTTTATTCACCCATAAAATAAGGACTTTCATATCTGATTATTCGACGGCACTTTCAGTGTTATTCTGGTCTTCCTTCACGCATTTTGGCGGTTACTTGCAAGACGTTCagttcaagaaattacCTATAACAAAATCCTTTTTCCCCACTTCCAAAACCAATAGGCCCCAAGGCACTTGGTTAGCCTATGAGCCGATTCCCGCCAAATACGTTTTCATTGCTTTACCATTCGGTATAATCTTGacaattttattttactTTGACCATAACGTATCGTCATTGATGGCGCAGAGACACCAGtacaaattgaaaaaaccGTCCTCTTTTCATTATGATTTCGCACTACTGGGACTCACCACATGCATCAGCGGGGTTTTAGGGATTCCTGCGCCCAATGGATTGATACCTCAAGCACCATTGCATACGGAGGCGTTATTAGTTCGGgattcaaatcaaaaggTTGTCAGGTGTGTAGAACAAAGGTTCACGAATACGTTTCAGGGACTAATGATTTTGGGAACGATGACAAGACCTTTATTGGTATGCTTGGGGGAAATTCCTCAGGCGGTACTTTCTGGATTGTTTTTCATCATGGGAATCAATGGTCTGATGACGAATACTATTGTAAATCGATTGGTTTTCCTATTTTCGGACCGGACGAGAAGGGATAATAACTCGACCTTAGTGAGAGTATCCAGGAAGTCAATGGTAGTATTTCTCTGTTTTAGTTTAGCGGGGTTTGCTGGTGAATTTGCCATCACAAATACAATAGCCGCCATTGGATTCCCTTTGGTGCTGCTTTTAAGCGTACTAGTGTCTTTTTCCTTCCCTTATATCTTTCCCAGTGAAGAATTAGATATTCTTGATACCAATGTGGCCCAAAAGTTTACTATCAAGAATTTACTGCTGGAAAACATACGTGATGCAAACTTTCGTTGCACGCACAATGATTaggtgaaaaaataattgatATACAAGACTGGCTGGatgtatacatataaatatttattgCATATATAACaattataataatattatcgcatttcaaaggaaaagaagacagCGGAAAAGGTCTGTAATCAAATTAATGGCTTGACGTCATTAGGCCAAGTTTCGTTTTGCATTTCAGGAACAATAGTTAAAACTTT
The Saccharomyces kudriavzevii IFO 1802 strain IFO1802 genome assembly, chromosome: 14 DNA segment above includes these coding regions:
- the MET2 gene encoding homoserine O-acetyltransferase (similar to Saccharomyces cerevisiae MET2 (YNL277W); ancestral locus Anc_1.68) yields the protein MPHTLRSETLQELDIEEIKETNPLLKLVQGQRIVQVPELVLESGVVISNFPIAYKTWGTLNKAGDNVLVISHALTGSADVADWWGPLLGNDLAFDPSRFFIICLNSMGSPYGSFSPLTINEETGARYGPEFPLCTVRDDVRAHRIVLDSLGVKSIACVIGGSMGGMLSLEWAAMYGEEYVKNMVALATSARHSAWCISWSEAQRQSIYSDPNYLNGYYPVEEQPVAGLSAARMSALLTYRTRNSFENKFSRRSPSIAQQQKAQKEETRKPSTVSEHSLQIHNDGNKGKVKIGTSGEKRQSVVSTASSSDSLNSSTSMTSVSSVTGEVKDIKPAQTYFSAQSYLRYQGTKFINRFDANCYIAITRKLDTHDLARDRVEDITKVLSAIEQPSLIIGIQSDGLFTYSEQEFLAEYIPKSQLEKIESPEGHDAFLLEFKLINKLIVKFLKTNCKAITNAKPIAWGGDVGNDETKTSVFGEAEEVTNW
- the BOR1 gene encoding Bor1p (similar to Saccharomyces cerevisiae BOR1 (YNL275W); ancestral locus Anc_1.73) — translated: MSKEDSRITVSRGLTISRACTHTSDATNEEPDGESSVSERRNDEESHEKSSRRRLPKLGMGIWLDLKDRLPYYKSDWADALDYRVIPSVVDTYFNNLLPAIAFAQDMFDRTDNSYGVNEVLLSSAMAGIVFGILAGQPLCVVGVTGPISIFNYTVYEIIKPLNTNYFGFMFWICMWSMIFHLLLAFTNAVCLLQYVTTFPCDIFGLFINVVYIQKGIQILTRQFEIKPGEKSVQNGFSSVVVALLMTAFGLFFKLFHHYPLFTHKIRTFISDYSTALSVLFWSSFTHFGGYLQDVQFKKLPITKSFFPTSKTNRPQGTWLAYEPIPAKYVFIALPFGIILTILFYFDHNVSSLMAQRHQYKLKKPSSFHYDFALLGLTTCISGVLGIPAPNGLIPQAPLHTEALLVRDSNQKVVRCVEQRFTNTFQGLMILGTMTRPLLVCLGEIPQAVLSGLFFIMGINGLMTNTIVNRLVFLFSDRTRRDNNSTLVRVSRKSMVVFLCFSLAGFAGEFAITNTIAAIGFPLVLLLSVLVSFSFPYIFPSEELDILDTNVAQKFTIKNLLLENIRDANFRCTHND